A portion of the Parasedimentitalea marina genome contains these proteins:
- a CDS encoding capsule biosynthesis protein — translation MKIEANTKRVFLFLQGPHGPFFNALGKMLRAAGCDVWRVGFNAGDHAFWFNPASYIPYQGNAEDWPKTVEALFDSHQVTDIVLYGDTRPIHALAVAEAKTRGIRVHVFEEGYMRPYWVTYERGGSNGNSKLMEMTIPDMQKALELSDMEAPLPPSHWGDMRQHIFYGALYHWFVMFRNRKYKGFKPHRSISVTKEFQLYLKRLLLMPGLAVQRRLATLRIRNGGFPYHLALLQLEHDSSFQQHSPFSTMTDFLSVIVEGFARGAPRHHHLVVKAHPLEDGRVPIRREVKRLAREHGISDRVHYVRGGKLAQLLNEARTAVTVNSTAGQQVLWRGIPLKVFGHAVYAKPEFVSTQPLTEFFATASRPDNRAYKDYRRYLLETSQLPGGFYSRKGRRQLLRQVVDMMLSRDDPYDALKSGTAAPRQQLRVVN, via the coding sequence ATGAAGATTGAAGCTAACACAAAACGCGTATTTCTGTTCCTTCAGGGACCCCATGGACCGTTTTTCAACGCGCTGGGCAAAATGCTGCGCGCGGCCGGATGTGATGTCTGGCGGGTGGGCTTCAATGCGGGCGATCATGCGTTCTGGTTCAATCCGGCCAGCTATATCCCCTATCAAGGCAACGCGGAAGACTGGCCCAAAACCGTTGAAGCCCTGTTCGACAGCCATCAGGTCACCGATATTGTGCTCTATGGTGACACCCGACCGATCCACGCTTTGGCTGTGGCCGAGGCCAAGACCCGCGGCATCCGCGTGCATGTCTTTGAGGAAGGCTATATGCGGCCCTATTGGGTGACCTATGAACGCGGCGGCTCAAACGGCAACTCCAAGCTGATGGAGATGACAATCCCGGATATGCAAAAGGCGCTGGAGCTGTCCGATATGGAGGCGCCACTGCCACCGTCCCATTGGGGCGATATGCGCCAGCATATATTCTACGGGGCCCTGTATCATTGGTTTGTGATGTTCCGGAACCGCAAATACAAAGGCTTCAAACCGCATCGGTCAATTTCGGTCACCAAAGAATTCCAGCTTTATCTGAAACGGTTGCTGCTGATGCCCGGACTGGCGGTGCAGCGCAGACTTGCAACCCTGCGTATTCGCAATGGGGGCTTTCCCTATCATCTGGCCTTGCTGCAGCTGGAGCATGACAGTTCGTTCCAGCAACACTCGCCGTTTTCCACCATGACCGACTTTCTGTCCGTGATCGTCGAAGGGTTTGCCAGGGGGGCGCCGCGGCACCATCATCTGGTGGTCAAGGCCCATCCCCTGGAAGATGGCCGGGTGCCGATCCGGCGTGAGGTCAAGCGGCTGGCCCGGGAACATGGCATTTCGGATCGGGTGCATTATGTGCGCGGCGGCAAACTGGCGCAGTTGTTGAACGAGGCCCGCACCGCGGTGACCGTCAATTCTACTGCCGGGCAACAGGTATTGTGGCGTGGCATTCCCCTGAAGGTGTTTGGCCATGCGGTTTATGCCAAACCAGAATTCGTCTCGACGCAACCCCTGACCGAATTCTTTGCCACGGCCTCGCGACCTGACAACCGGGCCTACAAAGATTATCGCCGCTATCTGTTGGAAACATCACAGCTGCCCGGCGGGTTTTATTCGCGCAAAGGTCGGCGTCAGCTGTTGCGGCAAGTGGTCGACATGATGCTGTCGCGGGATGACCCCTATGACGCACTGAAATCCGGCACAGCGGCCCCACGGCAACAGTTGCGCGTCGTGAACTAG
- a CDS encoding adenylate/guanylate cyclase domain-containing protein — MKHISQVLLKHPQLIPVLVIIAVLALPLAVWRDVMAVTDQSIRKQTTALDKVMTTLRSYYSQNVIANLSSEVQTVASHDYHDIEGAIPIPATLAIELGELINATQSDGGFNVEYRFVSDLPFLSRKPFDLTAGESRALTEFRNGFPEDHMFLKADNSPLDHAISMVTPVIMEDSCVACHNTHPDSPKTDWQTGDIRGLQSFTVRQPIFSNLLTFKYLILYMIAAGTFGILFSRHQLRVASKLKIQGEELTENNEFLAGVSMKISRYLSPQVYKSIFSGERDASISTERKKLTVFFSDIKDFTQTTESLQPEELTALLNSYFTEMSAIAERHGATIDKFIGDAIVAFFGDPDSKGTTEDARACVRMALEMQERLGELAGEWRAKGIEHPFRARIGINTGYCNVGNFGSELRMDYTIIGAEANLAARLEASAEPGGIVMSYETYAHVRDIVTARQLPPMRFKGIAREVVPYVIDPGRNSLPASEVSRDGNRVTVHLERLDEVSRARLQQILDDQA, encoded by the coding sequence GTGAAACATATCAGCCAGGTGCTTCTCAAACATCCGCAACTTATTCCAGTCCTGGTGATCATCGCTGTTTTGGCCCTGCCCCTGGCCGTTTGGCGCGACGTCATGGCTGTCACGGATCAAAGTATCCGCAAGCAAACGACGGCGCTCGACAAAGTCATGACCACTTTGCGGAGCTATTATTCACAAAATGTCATAGCCAACCTGTCGTCAGAGGTGCAAACGGTCGCAAGCCACGACTATCACGACATTGAAGGCGCAATTCCAATCCCGGCTACGCTGGCAATTGAACTGGGAGAGCTGATCAATGCGACCCAGAGCGATGGCGGGTTTAATGTTGAATATCGCTTTGTCTCGGACCTGCCGTTTCTTAGCCGCAAACCATTTGATTTAACGGCCGGGGAAAGCCGCGCCCTGACGGAATTTCGCAATGGTTTTCCCGAGGACCACATGTTTCTTAAGGCAGACAACAGCCCCTTGGATCATGCCATTTCCATGGTCACACCGGTGATCATGGAGGACAGCTGTGTGGCCTGTCACAATACCCATCCCGACAGTCCCAAGACGGATTGGCAAACCGGCGATATACGCGGATTACAGTCTTTCACCGTCCGTCAGCCAATATTTTCAAACCTTCTGACATTCAAATACCTGATCCTTTATATGATCGCAGCGGGAACATTCGGCATTTTGTTTTCGCGCCATCAATTGCGGGTCGCGTCTAAGTTAAAGATCCAAGGAGAAGAGCTGACAGAGAATAACGAATTCCTGGCTGGGGTTTCGATGAAGATCTCGCGCTATCTGTCACCACAGGTTTACAAATCGATATTCTCGGGTGAGAGAGACGCCTCAATTTCGACTGAACGTAAGAAACTGACGGTGTTTTTCTCGGACATCAAGGATTTCACCCAGACGACAGAAAGCCTGCAACCCGAAGAACTGACGGCACTGCTGAACTCATATTTCACCGAAATGTCAGCCATAGCCGAACGACACGGGGCCACGATCGACAAATTCATCGGCGACGCCATTGTCGCGTTCTTTGGCGACCCGGATAGCAAAGGTACCACCGAAGACGCCCGCGCCTGTGTTCGCATGGCGCTGGAAATGCAAGAGCGCCTTGGCGAATTGGCGGGCGAGTGGCGGGCAAAAGGCATAGAGCACCCCTTTCGCGCCCGCATAGGCATCAATACCGGGTATTGTAATGTCGGCAACTTTGGCTCTGAGCTGCGGATGGACTACACCATCATCGGGGCCGAGGCGAACCTCGCAGCACGGCTGGAGGCCTCGGCTGAACCGGGCGGCATTGTGATGAGTTATGAAACCTATGCACATGTGCGCGACATCGTAACCGCGCGCCAGTTGCCGCCAATGCGGTTCAAAGGCATCGCCCGTGAAGTGGTGCCTTATGTGATTGATCCCGGCCGCAACAGCCTGCCAGCCAGCGAGGTCAGCCGCGATGGCAACAGGGTCACTGTTCATCTGGAACGCCTGGACGAGGTATCTCGGGCCAGGTTGCAGCAGATACTGGATGATCAGGCCTAG
- the ribB gene encoding 3,4-dihydroxy-2-butanone-4-phosphate synthase: MSYETPGPVETDLRDAISPIEEIIEEARQGRMFILVDHEDRENEGDLIIPAEFADAKAINFMASHGRGLICLTLPSDRIDELGLPMMAMHNSSRHETAFTVSIEAREGVTTGISAADRALTVATAINPDLGAADIATPGHLFPLRARNGGVLVRAGHTEAGCDIARLAGCYPSSVICEIMNDDGTMAHLPELLIYSKKHGLKIGAISDLIAYRSRNDNLVVETSKKTVNSEFGGEWDMRLFTDQTHGIEHVVLIKGDITTAEPVLCRTHAVHEASDILGLGPKPPSELPRAMQLIADEGRGVVCLFRQPRNALYAAEDEGPRTIKQTGLGAQILSKLGVNELVLLTDSPETRYVGLDAYGLTITGTRPILSEV; the protein is encoded by the coding sequence ATGAGCTATGAAACCCCCGGACCGGTAGAAACCGACCTGCGTGACGCAATCAGCCCGATCGAAGAGATCATCGAAGAGGCCCGCCAGGGGCGCATGTTCATTTTGGTCGATCACGAGGACCGCGAGAACGAAGGCGATCTGATTATTCCGGCTGAATTTGCCGATGCCAAGGCGATCAACTTTATGGCCAGCCATGGACGTGGGCTGATCTGTCTGACCCTGCCATCGGACCGCATTGACGAACTGGGCCTGCCTATGATGGCAATGCATAATTCCTCGCGCCATGAAACCGCGTTTACCGTATCAATCGAGGCGCGCGAAGGCGTCACCACAGGTATCTCAGCGGCGGATCGCGCCCTGACCGTGGCCACAGCCATCAACCCCGATCTGGGGGCGGCTGATATTGCCACGCCGGGGCATCTGTTCCCCTTGCGGGCGCGCAACGGGGGGGTGCTGGTACGGGCTGGCCATACCGAGGCCGGCTGTGACATTGCCCGGCTGGCTGGGTGTTACCCATCCTCGGTGATCTGCGAAATCATGAACGACGACGGCACCATGGCGCACCTGCCCGAGTTGCTGATCTATTCCAAGAAACACGGGCTCAAGATTGGTGCAATTTCGGATTTGATCGCCTACCGCTCGCGCAATGACAATCTGGTGGTGGAAACCTCGAAAAAAACAGTCAATTCGGAATTTGGTGGCGAATGGGACATGCGCCTTTTCACCGATCAGACCCACGGGATTGAACACGTGGTGCTGATCAAAGGCGATATCACCACCGCAGAACCAGTCCTGTGCCGCACCCATGCGGTTCATGAGGCCTCGGATATTCTGGGGCTGGGCCCCAAGCCTCCCAGCGAGCTGCCGCGTGCGATGCAGTTGATTGCGGATGAGGGCCGCGGCGTGGTCTGCCTGTTCCGTCAACCGCGCAATGCGCTCTATGCGGCCGAAGACGAGGGTCCGCGCACGATCAAGCAAACCGGTCTGGGGGCACAGATCCTGTCCAAGCTCGGGGTAAATGAACTGGTGTTGCTGACCGATTCTCCTGAAACGCGTTATGTGGGGTTGGATGCCTATGGGCTGACCATAACCGGCACACGCCCCATTTTGTCCGAGGTTTGA
- the nusB gene encoding transcription antitermination factor NusB yields MSTDSNGGAPNKGLQKRQKKSAARLYAVQALFQMEHSGQTFDAVIVEFLDHRFGATYDGDEMAEGNAALFRKLLEDAVNHQAVIDQMTDRALVAKWPISRIDPTLRGLFRSAGAELTQSDTPPKVVISEYVDIARAFFPDGKEPKFVNAVLDHMAHEAKPEAF; encoded by the coding sequence ATGAGCACGGACAGCAATGGTGGCGCCCCCAACAAGGGCCTTCAGAAACGTCAGAAGAAATCTGCGGCGCGGCTTTACGCGGTGCAGGCGCTGTTCCAGATGGAACACAGCGGCCAGACCTTTGACGCGGTGATCGTCGAGTTTCTCGACCACCGTTTTGGGGCCACCTATGACGGCGATGAAATGGCCGAAGGCAATGCAGCGCTGTTTCGCAAGCTGCTAGAGGATGCCGTCAACCATCAGGCAGTGATCGACCAGATGACGGATCGTGCCCTGGTGGCCAAATGGCCGATCTCGCGGATCGACCCAACCCTGCGTGGATTGTTCCGGTCCGCCGGTGCCGAGCTGACCCAGTCCGACACCCCGCCAAAGGTGGTGATTAGCGAATACGTTGATATCGCCCGGGCCTTCTTCCCGGACGGCAAAGAGCCAAAATTTGTCAACGCGGTGCTGGACCACATGGCCCATGAGGCCAAGCCCGAGGCGTTCTGA
- a CDS encoding 6,7-dimethyl-8-ribityllumazine synthase, translating into MAATVTHYTLPRPEFSKPVKLLIVVAPYYKEIADDQVAGAIAEIEAVGGSYSLVEVPGALEVPTAIAIAENTSNFDGYVALGCVIRGETTHYDTVCNDSSRALQLMGLQGLCIGNGILTVENVEQAQVRADPGAMNKGGGAAAAALHLVALGRKWGAQTKGVGFKARSEAIILAESSIGPKNA; encoded by the coding sequence ATGGCTGCTACCGTAACCCATTACACCCTGCCGCGCCCTGAATTTTCCAAGCCGGTGAAGCTGCTGATCGTGGTGGCACCCTACTACAAAGAGATCGCCGACGATCAGGTCGCCGGTGCCATCGCCGAGATCGAAGCGGTTGGTGGCAGCTATTCTCTGGTCGAGGTGCCCGGTGCACTAGAGGTGCCGACTGCAATTGCTATCGCTGAAAACACCTCAAATTTCGATGGTTACGTGGCGCTGGGCTGTGTCATCCGGGGGGAGACCACTCATTACGACACGGTATGCAACGACAGCAGTCGCGCGTTGCAGCTGATGGGATTGCAGGGGCTGTGTATCGGCAATGGTATCTTGACGGTCGAGAACGTTGAGCAGGCCCAGGTGCGTGCTGATCCAGGCGCGATGAATAAGGGCGGCGGCGCGGCTGCGGCGGCCTTGCATCTTGTCGCGCTCGGGCGTAAGTGGGGCGCCCAAACCAAGGGCGTTGGCTTCAAGGCTCGCTCGGAGGCCATTATCCTGGCCGAATCCAGCATCGGACCCAAAAACGCATGA
- a CDS encoding riboflavin synthase, translating to MFTGIITDVGTVTELQQDGDLRARIQTSYDTTGIDIGASIASDGVCLTVIALGDDWYDVQISAETISKTNIGRNGWHDGKRVNLERALKVGDELGGHIVSGHVDGVAEVVEMVETGDSTCVTLRAPEALAKFIAPKGSVALNGTSLTVNDVRGCDFDINFIPHTKEVTTWGDVKLGDQINLEIDTLARYVARLGEFQ from the coding sequence ATGTTCACAGGTATCATCACCGATGTCGGCACAGTGACCGAGCTGCAGCAAGACGGCGACCTGCGCGCTCGTATCCAGACCAGCTATGACACCACAGGCATCGATATCGGTGCCTCGATTGCCAGCGATGGGGTCTGCCTGACAGTGATCGCGCTGGGGGACGACTGGTACGACGTCCAGATCTCGGCTGAAACCATCTCCAAGACCAATATCGGCCGCAATGGATGGCACGACGGCAAGCGGGTCAATCTGGAACGCGCCCTGAAAGTCGGTGACGAGCTGGGTGGCCATATCGTGTCGGGCCATGTGGATGGTGTTGCCGAGGTGGTTGAGATGGTTGAAACCGGCGACAGCACCTGCGTCACCCTGCGTGCGCCCGAAGCTTTGGCCAAGTTCATCGCGCCCAAGGGCTCGGTGGCGCTGAACGGGACGTCGCTGACGGTGAATGATGTGCGCGGCTGTGATTTCGACATCAATTTCATCCCGCACACCAAAGAGGTGACCACTTGGGGTGACGTCAAACTGGGCGACCAGATCAACCTGGAAATCGACACGCTGGCCCGCTACGTGGCGCGGTTGGGTGAATTTCAGTGA
- a CDS encoding DUF6500 family protein: MRASLRAKAIAVCDKKISQKGEGVGLSFYAFFANKNDDPALLMEAATWWIQTHALDHFEKATKIRMMIAEGQ, translated from the coding sequence GTGAGGGCGAGCCTGCGGGCTAAAGCCATCGCGGTTTGTGACAAGAAGATCAGCCAAAAGGGCGAGGGCGTCGGCCTGTCGTTCTACGCGTTCTTTGCCAACAAAAACGACGATCCTGCGTTGCTGATGGAGGCCGCCACATGGTGGATTCAAACCCATGCGCTGGATCATTTTGAAAAGGCGACCAAAATCCGGATGATGATTGCCGAAGGGCAGTAG
- a CDS encoding polysaccharide biosynthesis/export family protein has protein sequence MNSVPFRWARPIAMLAALALAASCGLPQVGPNKRQIFAGSVQKEGDSFIVSVNDRVTRATAVVPALGFSSAFQSAGQLTSDTIRPGDVLGLTIWENVDDGLLAGEAANSTILEEVQVDSAGFIFVPYAGRVRASGNTPDQLRKTITAKLEDQTPDPQVQVRRLAGDGSTVSLIGAIGAQGVYPIQRPTRTLATMLAQAGGVTIQSEIAQVTVIRGNEQGKIWFQDLYDHPELDIALRGGDRILVEEDSRSFTALGATSTQARVRFESQDLSALEAIAQVGGLISTSSDPTGVFILRNEPAEIAGQVLGRDDLVGAQRLVYVLNLTQPNGLFIARDFVIRDDDTLYVTEAPYAQWTKTISLLASPLTPLANVSTLVGG, from the coding sequence GTGAATTCCGTTCCCTTTCGGTGGGCACGCCCCATCGCTATGCTGGCTGCGCTCGCGCTTGCGGCCTCATGTGGCTTGCCTCAAGTGGGGCCTAACAAACGTCAGATTTTTGCTGGATCGGTCCAGAAAGAAGGTGACTCCTTTATCGTGTCGGTGAACGACCGGGTCACCCGCGCCACTGCGGTGGTGCCGGCACTTGGCTTTTCCAGCGCCTTTCAATCGGCGGGCCAGCTGACATCAGACACCATTCGCCCCGGCGACGTGTTGGGCCTGACCATTTGGGAAAACGTCGACGATGGCTTGCTGGCAGGCGAGGCTGCCAATTCGACCATCCTGGAAGAAGTTCAGGTCGACAGCGCCGGTTTCATCTTTGTGCCCTATGCGGGCCGGGTGCGGGCCTCGGGCAATACGCCGGATCAGTTGCGCAAGACCATCACTGCCAAACTGGAAGACCAGACCCCCGATCCACAGGTGCAGGTGCGCCGACTGGCCGGTGACGGGTCCACTGTCAGCTTGATTGGCGCAATTGGGGCGCAGGGCGTTTATCCAATCCAGCGTCCGACCCGTACATTGGCAACCATGCTGGCGCAGGCCGGTGGGGTGACGATCCAGTCAGAAATTGCCCAGGTCACCGTGATCCGTGGCAATGAACAGGGCAAGATCTGGTTCCAGGACCTGTATGATCACCCGGAACTGGACATCGCCCTACGTGGCGGCGACCGGATTCTGGTCGAGGAAGACAGCCGCTCGTTTACCGCGCTGGGGGCCACCAGCACCCAGGCCCGCGTCCGTTTTGAAAGCCAGGATCTGTCGGCGCTTGAAGCCATCGCCCAGGTGGGCGGTCTGATTTCAACCTCCTCGGATCCCACTGGCGTCTTCATTTTGCGCAACGAACCGGCAGAAATCGCCGGTCAGGTGTTGGGCCGGGATGATCTGGTAGGCGCGCAGCGCTTGGTCTATGTGCTGAACCTGACCCAACCCAACGGGTTATTCATTGCGCGCGATTTTGTCATCCGCGATGATGACACGCTTTATGTGACCGAGGCCCCTTATGCCCAGTGGACCAAGACCATTTCGCTGCTGGCAAGCCCGCTGACACCACTGGCGAATGTCAGCACTCTGGTTGGTGGCTGA